A single region of the Nicotiana sylvestris chromosome 6, ASM39365v2, whole genome shotgun sequence genome encodes:
- the LOC104231471 gene encoding protein PHYTOCHROME KINASE SUBSTRATE 3-like, with translation METDDNSTSLRVESFSCYLSNPEDQSFIHKLGGAYEYPYPAVFSPPETAFSVSSVRATIKPSSDNTRDNLANLRVDSFSSYLKAEEENNFAFKTTGPPVQDSTIAFVFPQQASLGTPKHQERTKSKDGELNIFGADKYFSMKLDYGAVPTTGVKYGGQMNKGMVDLPHLKPSFQTGTPSICSKASSFNSQSALLQNLQRSRSQTKQKKMTGRRFFASFGCQGPCLDKKAVYVDETIGHGKVSKLALTSVPSMREKLSVVKKHVDDQDPSIEEQRKSLEVFGSDKMRKGDISVNLERKLSMLTWDAIPKVEDLPTTTIGSSTVGDDMASDASSDLFEIENISSSGYGHMNSQTTGDNYVPAGCMSTITTQHAPSEASIEWSVITASAADYSSVISDYDEKRISIAGNTTSRINAANKNSNTKYTVGKEGQKTHPGGLLGCKSNKAVSVVETVYKTGEKAKHHQRG, from the coding sequence ATGGAAACCGATGATAATTCAACCAGCCTTCGCGTAGAATCATTTTCTTGTTACCTCAGCAACCCAGAAGATCAGAGCTTTATACACAAACTAGGGGGCGCTTATGAATATCCTTATCCTGCTGTTTTTTCACCACCTGAGACCGCCTTTTCTGTGAGTTCAGTAAGAGCTACTATTAAACCATCCTCAGATAACACTCGAGATAACCTTGCCAATCTTCGCgttgattctttttcttcttatctcaAAGCTGAAGAAGAAAATAACTTTGCGTTTAAGACCACAGGTCCCCCTGTACAAGATTCTACTATTGCATTTGTTTTTCCTCAACAGGCTTCTCTGGGTACTCCAAAACACCAAGAAAGAACCAAGTCCAAAGATGGGGAACTTAACATATTCGGAGCTGATAAGTACTTCAGCATGAAACTGGATTATGGAGCTGTCCCTACAACTGGGGTGAAGTATGGGGGGCAGATGAACAAAGGGATGGTTGATCTGCCCCACCTGAAACCCAGTTTCCAGACAGGAACTCCAAGTATTTGTTCTAAAGCAAGTAGTTTTAATAGCCAAAGTGCACTGTTACAAAATCTTCAGAGAAGTAGATCTCAAACAAAGCAGAAAAAGATGACAGGAAGGAGATTTTTTGCTAGCTTCGGTTGCCAAGGACCTTGTTTGGACAAAAAAGCAGTCTATGTGGATGAAACCATAGGACATGGAAAAGTAAGTAAGTTGGCATTAACTTCTGTCCCTTCCATGAGAGAGAAGTTGAGCGTAGTCAAAAAACACGTCGATGATCAAGATCCAAGCATCGAAGAGCAAAGAAAATCACTTGAAGTGTTTGGCTCTGATAAAATGAGAAAAGGAGACATATCAGTGAATTTAGAGAGGAAGCTCTCCATGTTAACTTGGGATGCCATTCCTAAAGTTGAAGACCTCCCTACTACAACCATTGGAAGCAGTACAGTTGGCGATGACATGGCTAGCGATGCTAGTTCTGATCTATTCGAGATTGAGAATATATCCAGCAGTGGATATGGACACATGAATTCACAAACTACTGGTGATAATTATGTGCCGGCTGGCTGCATGTCAACAATTACAACTCAGCATGCACCAAGTGAGGCCAGTATTGAGTGGAGTGTTATCACAGCAAGTGCTGCAGATTACTCATCAGTTATCTCTGATTATGATGAGAAGAGGATTAGCATTGCTGGTAATACTACTTCAAGGATTAATGCAGCCAATAAAAACAGCAATACCAAGTATACAGTTGGCAAAGAAGGTCAGAAAACCCATCCAGGTGGGCTTTTAGGTTGCAAGAGCAACAAAGCAGTTAGTGTGGTTGAAACTGTATACAAAACTGGTGAGAAGGCTAAGCATCACCAGCGCGGTTAA